The genomic region CGCCTCGGCGTCGGCACCCCAGGCGCAGAGCACGGCGGTGCGGCCGGGCGAAGCGCCCGAGTCGCGCAGCGTGTTCTCGATGCTCGCGGCGAGTGCCGTCACGTGTCCGGCCGCCGAGCCGGGATCGGCGTCGTAGGACTGAAGCCGCTCGGCGGTGATGCCGTCGGACAGGACGGTCAGATCGATCCGGGGGCGCGACGCGAGTTCGCCGGTGAGCGCGCTCTCGCGCTGCACCTCGGCACGGGAGCCGAGGTCGGGCCGAACGTACACGAGGTGGTCGATGCCCGGCCCCTCGAAGTGCTCGATCATCTGACGAACACCGTGGGCGTAGTCGAAGTCGACGCTCGGGTAGGGAGCCTCGGGGTCGCCGCAATCGAGCGCGGCGAACGGGATGCCGTGCTTCCGCACGCGCGCGACGAGCTCGGCGGGAGCGCTCAGGTCATCGTGGCCGATGAAGACCAGCCCCGCGAGCAGCCCTCCGCGGGCATCCTCGAGTGCACTGTCGATGCCGACGCCACTCACGAGAGTGAGGTGGAGCCCCGCTTCGCTCAGGCCCGCACCGAGCCCCTGCACGATGCCTGCGTACCGCGGCAGCGTCAGCGGCTTGTCGAGGATCACGCCGATCGCGCCACTCGCCCGCGCCTGCAGCGAACGCGCGATGCGGTTGGGAACGTAGCCGATATCGTCGGCGGCGGCCCGGATGCGCTCCTTCGTCGCTTCGGCCAGCGGGACCGTGCTCTTGTCGTTGAGCGCGTACGACACGGCCGACACCGAGACGCCGGCGCGCTCGGCGACGTCCTTCAGGGTCGGGCGCCGGGTCACGTCATCTCCTCGTCGAGCGGGCTTTCGTGCGACTTTAGCTATTCAAACGTTTGAAGTCAAGGCCGGATCCCACCAGGCCCGCTCGATCGATGCGGAGAAGCGAGGTCAGGGAACGCGGTGCAGCCACGTGTCCGTGGCGAACTTCGACTCCACGAGCGCCTCGGCCTCGGCATACTCGTCCTCGGAGATGCCGCCGGGGACCGCACCGTACAGGTGGGCGAACGTGTCGACGAGCTTCTGGATGATCGCCTCGCGCGGCAGGCCGGTCTGGCGCCGCAGCGGGTCCACGCGCTTGGCCGCCGACGTCGTGCCCTTGTCGCTGAGCTTCTCGCGCCCGATGCGCAGCACCTCGGTCATCATCTGACCGTCCATGTCGTAGCTGAGCGTGGCGTGGTGGAGCACGCCGCCGTTGGCGAGGCGCTTCTGGGCGGCGCCGCCGATCTTGCCCTGGGGTGAGGCGATGTCGTTGAGCGGCTGGTAGACCGCGTCGATGCCGAGCGAGCGCAGCCCCTGCAGCACCCAGTCGTCGAGGAACGCGTACGAGTCGGCGAACGTCATGCCCGCGACGAGGGATGCCGGGACGTAGAGCGAGTAGGTGATGATCGCGTTCGCGCCCATCATCATCGCGCCGCCGCCCGAGATCCTGCGCACGACGTCGAAGCCGTGTCGGGCCGCCCCTTCGGGGTCGACCTCGTTGCGATACGACTGGAACGACCCGATCACGACGGCCGACTGGTCCCACTCCCACACGCGCAGCGTCGGACGTCGCCGCCCGTCGCCGACGCGGCCGGTGAGGACCTCGTCCAGGGCGAGGTTCATGCGCGGAGACACCGGATGCTCGTGGACGATCTCCCAGTCGAAGTCACGCCAGCCCGGCGCTGTGACGAGAGCCCGGCGCACCGCCGTGCCGACGGCTTCGGGCGAGAAGCCGAGCAGCTGCGCGCCCTCAGGAAGGGCCGCGCGGATCGCGGCGGCGATCGCGGCGACGTCGGCCTCGACCGGCAGTCCGTTGACCGCGGCGTCGATGTCGTCCAAGGCGTCGTCGGGCTCGAGGAAGAAGTCGCCCGCGAGGCGGAAGTCGGCGATGCGCCCGTCGCGCTCCTCGAGGTCGACGACGACCAGCTTTCCCCCGGGCACCTTGTACTCGCCGTGCATGGTTTCAGCCTAGTCACGCGGCCACGCGGCCCGTCCCCGCGGAGGGGCGGGCCGCGCCGCACGGTGGCCGGGTCAGCCGTTGACTCCCGGGACGATCAGCCACTCGTTGACGAGCACGATCCACGCGGCCAGGACGATGAGCGCCGCGACGGTCAGGGCGAGGGCGGCCCGCCCGCGCAGGATGAGCCCGATCACGAGCACGATGATGACGGCGACCGCCAGCACGGTGGAGCCGAACGGGATGCCGGTGACGAACAGGGACAGCAGGAACAGCGCCGCGACGACGACCTCGATGATGCCGAGGACGGTGCCGCCGCGGCCGCGCAGCCGGAGCACGCCGTCGACGAGGGCGAGCACGCCGCCGACGAGGGCGATGAGGAGGAGCCAGCTGAGAGTGATCACGGTGGTGGCCTTTCTCGTTGACGAACCCGCCGCGGGTTCGGCGAGCGCGGGTCAGCCTAGCCAGCGGGCGCGAAGGACCGGTGATCGGAGGCGGGGGCTGGACAGCACCCGCGGCGACCTGCTATCCGCTGTCAGTCGCGGGCCGCGAAGCGGCGGTCGAGCCACGCGAGAAGGTCTGCGCGGACCTCGGCCTGCATGACCTCGTTGAAGATCTCGTGGCGCGCGTCGGGGTACACCAGCGTGGTCACGTCGGTCAGTCCCGACCGCTCCCGGTATGCCTTGGCGAGACGGTGCACACCGCGCGGACCACCCAGAGGGTCGTCGCGGCCGACCATGAGGAGCGCCGGCAGGTCCCGCTCGAGGTTCTTCCGCGGCAGACCCACCAGTCGCAGCGTGTCGAGCGGCCCGAACAGCTTCTGGAGCGGGGTGAGGGTCGTCAGCGGATCGTCCACGAACACCTGCCCGACGGAGGGGTCGGACGCGAGCCACTCGGCGCCGTGGGCGTCGGGGCCGTCCCACCGGGCGTTGAGGGCTCCGCTGTTGAGGTAGCCGGGCCAGCGGGCCGAGGTCCCGCTCAGCACGACGGCGTCGTACCCGTCGGGGTGGTCGTCGACGAGCATCTGCGCGAGGAAGGAGCCCCACGAGTGACCGAGGAGCACCAGCGGAAGATCGGGGTTCTCGTCGCGGATGATGCCCGTCAGCTGCCACACCGCCGCGACGGCGGCACGGAGACCGCCGGGGCCGAGGCGTCCGATCTTCTCCACCTCACCGGAGTGCTGTTTCAGCCCGGTCCGCCCGTGCCCCCGGTGGTCGTCGGCATAGACCGTGTAACCCTCTGCGGTCAGCGCCTCGACCAGCGCCCCGTAGCGACCCGCATGCTCGCCGACGCCGTGGAGCAGCTGGACGACCGCTCGCGGCGTCGTCCGGGCGGGGTGGACGTCGTAGACGATCGCAATGCCGTGCGCGTCGATGAACTCGGGCATGGCCCCGAGTCTAGGCACGCACGGCAGCCCTGGCGGAATCGGATATTGCTAGATAATCTAGCGAATCATGACGGACATGTTCGCGCGCCGCTGGATCGGCCTGGTCTTCATCAGCATCGCCGTGTCGCTCATCATCGTCGACTCGACGATCGTCAACGTCGCGATCCCCGCGATCGTCGACGATCTCGGCATCACCTCGACGGAGGTGCAGTGGGTGCAGGAGGCCTACACCCTGGTCTTCGCCTCACTGCTGCTGCTCTTCGGCAGCTTCGCCGATCGCTGGGGGCGAAAGCGGATGCTGCTGATCGGCGTGGTCATCTTCGCCGGCTCGTCGATCTTCGCCGCTCTCGCGCCGACCGGCGGCCTGCTCATCCTCGCCCGCCTCGTCCAGGGCGTCGGGGGCGCCATGATGCTCCCGACGACGCTGTCGCTGATCAACGCGACCTTCCGCGGCCGCGAGCGCGGCATCGCCTTCGCCGTGTGGGGCTCCACCATCGGCGGCATGGCCGCCGTGGGCCCGCTGCTGGGCGGATGGCTGACCACGGAGTTCTCGTGGCGATGGGCGTTCGGCATCAACATCCCGCTGGGCATCCTGATCCTCATCGGGGTGTCGCTCACCGTGGCCGAATCGCGGGAGAGAAGCCACAAGGGCATGGACATCCTCGGCGCCGTGCTGTCGGTGCTCCTGTTCGGCTCGCTGGTGTTCGGCCTCATCGAGGGTCGGTCCTACGGATGGTGGGAGGCGAACGACCCCATCGACTTCGGCGCATTCACCTGGCCGTGGTCGATCTCGCCGATCCCGTTCGCCTTCGCCGTCGCCGCACTCTCGCTCGCGGCGTTCGCGGCGTGGGAGATCCGCCGCAGCCGTGCCGGGCGCGGAACGCTGATCGAGCCGTCGCTGTTCGGGATCTCGTCCTTCCGCAATGGCAATGTCGCGGCGCTGGTCGTCTCGCTCGGCGAGTTCGGCCTCATCCTGTCGCTGCCGCTGTGGCTGCAGTTCGTGCTCGGCTTCGACGCCCTGCAGACCGGCTTCATGCTGCTGGCGCTGGCGGGCGGCTCGTTCCTGGCGAGCGGCTTCGCCGGCGGACTCAGCGGACGGGTCGCGCCGGTGGTGATCGTGCGCGCGGGGATCATCGCCGAGATCGTCGGCGTGACGTGGGCGGGTTTCGTCATCGCCCCCGACGCGGCATGGGGGTGGCTCATCCCCGCCCTCGCCGTCTACGGCTTCGGCGTGGGACTGGCTACCGCCCAGCTGACCGGGCTCATCCTGCAGGATGTGCCCGTGGATCTGTCCGGCCAGGGGTCGGGCACCCAGTCGACGTCGCGCCAGGTCGGCTCGGCCCTGGGCATCGCGATCCTCGGGACGGTGCTGTTCACGAGCACCGGCGGCATCCTCGGCGGACTGCTCGACGACCGGGGCGTCCCGGCCGACCAGCGCGATCAGATCGTCGCATCGGTGGTCGACAGCGCCGGCGGGGCGATCGCGGGGCTCGAGGCATCGCCGGACACCCAGGGCATCGCCGACGACGCGAAGACCGCGTTCAGCGACGGCACGCGCCTCGCGGCGTTCACCGCCGCCGGCTTCCTCACCATCGGGCTGTTCGCCACCCTCTCGCTCGGACGCGGCGACCTGCGGCGGGAAGAGGCCGAGGAGTCCGTCGCGAAGCCTCCCGCGTGACGCATCGCGATTTTCGTTAGCATGCCTAATGAGCTAGGCTAACGAATCGCATGAACGACTCCCCCGCCTCAGCCACCCCCGACGATCACGCGCATCTGGCTCCGGCCGCCGCCGAGCTGAGGATGGCGGTGTTCCGGTTCGCCCGCCGCATGCGCGCCGAGCGTGCGGTCGACGCCATGAGCGACGGGCAGTTCGCCGTGCTGGCCTCGTTGAAGGTGCACGGCGCCCACACCCTGGGCGAGCTCGCCGAACGGGAGCGGGTCACCGCGCCTTCGATGAACCGCACCGTGAACTGCCTCGAGGAGTCGGGGTGGGTCGCGCGCGCGCCCGACGAGGAGGATCGGCGCAAGGTGAACATCTCGCTCACGGATGCCGGCCTCGACGTCGTCGACGAGACGGTGCGCCGCCGCGACCGGTGGGTCGAGGAAGTCCTCGCCGACCTCGACGAAGACGACCGCGCAGCTCTGGCCCGAGCCGCGGCGATCATGGAGCGGGCGGTGGCGCGATGAAGGCGATGTTCCGGTCGTTCTCGGCCTTCAACTACCGCATCTGGTTCCTCGGCGCCCTCGTCTCGAACATCGGCGGCTGGATGCAGGCGACCGCCCAGGACTGGGTGGTGCTGACCGAGCTGACCAACAACGACGCCACCGCGATGGGCGTGACGATGGCGCTGCAGTTCGGCCCGCCGCTCGTGCTCGTGAGCCTCACGGGCTGGGTCGCCGACCGCTTCGACCGGCGGCGGATCCTGATGATCACGCAGTCCAGCCTGCTGCTGCTCGCGACAGGAGCGGGCATCCTGCTGCTCACCGGCGTGATGACGCTCCCGATCATGTTCTGCTTCGCCCTCGCGTTCGGCGTCGCCAACGCGTTCGACGCGCCGGCGCGGCAGGCGTTCGTCTCGGATGTCGTCAGCCGCGAGAACGCCTCGAACGCGATCGCCCTCAACTCCGCGTCGTTCAACCTGGCGCGGCTCATCGGGCCCGCCGTCGGCGGCCTCCTGATCGTCGTCGTCGGCACCGGCTGGGTGTTCGTCATCAACGCCGCGACGTTCCTCGCGATGCTGGTGGCCCTCGTGTCGATGCACACGCACGAGCTCGTGCCGCGCGTGCGGGCATCCGGACGCGCGCGACTCTCGGAGGGGTTCCGGTACGTGTGGGGCAGACCGGACCTCCGGGTGACCTTCACGATGGTGTTCCTGCTGGGCGCATTCGGCATGAACTTCCCGATCTTCGCCTCGACGATGGCGCTGGAGTTCGGACAGGACGCCGACGGCTACGGCGTGCTGAGCTCGATCCTGGCCATCGGCTCGTTCGCCGGAGCCCTGCTGGCGGCGCGGCGCGACCGCGCTCGCGTGCGGGTCATGGTGTTCGCCGCCGGCGGTTTCGGGCTCGCGTCCCTCGTTTCGGCGGTCATGCCCGCGTACGGCCTCTACGCCCTCGCCCTGGTGTTCGTCGGCTTCTCGACGGTCACGATGCTCACCACCGCCAACGGCTACGTGCAGACCACGACCGACCCGGCGCTGCGCGGACGCGTGCTCGCGCTCTACATGGCCGTCATCATGGGAGCGACGCCCATCGGCGCGCCGATCACCGGCTGGGTGGCCTCGACCTTCGGCCCGCGCGTGGCGATCACGGTGGGAGCCGTCGCGGTGCTGGCGGGCTTCGCGATCGGTCTGACGTGGATGCTGACGTCGGGACGCGTGCACCGACACGCACAGCGCCGGTTCCGCCTCACCATCGACGAGACGCGGCCCCTCGAGGTCATCGACACCGTGCCCGAGGACTTCAGCGAGCAGGTCGCGACGACCTCGCCGATCACCCTGCCCGCCCGTCCCGACGTCCGGGAGCCGCGCGCGGCCGGCTGAGCACGGGACCGGTGCGACCGGCCGCGCTCACTCCCGCACGGAGACGACCGCGACCGCGGCGTCCAGCCCCTCCGACATCGCCGAGACGCTGATCACGCCGGGACCGGTCGGCCGCACGACGGCGAGGGCTCGCCCGTCGTAGGTCGTGACGGACGGTCCGGCGAATGGCTCCTCCGTGCGCGCCCGGCCGGTTCCGAGGCCCGCGAGCTCGCCAGGACCCTCGATCGCGACCGTGACGAGCCGGTCGGCGTCGCATGCCACGACGCCGGCATCGCCGGCGAGTTCGACGACGAGATAGGCAAGCCCGTCCGCGTCGACCGCGGGCTCTTCCGCCCGGATCCGGAGTCCCGGGTGCTCGGCGGTGCGCAGCGCATGCCTGCCGACCTCG from Microbacter sp. GSS18 harbors:
- a CDS encoding MFS transporter, coding for MTDMFARRWIGLVFISIAVSLIIVDSTIVNVAIPAIVDDLGITSTEVQWVQEAYTLVFASLLLLFGSFADRWGRKRMLLIGVVIFAGSSIFAALAPTGGLLILARLVQGVGGAMMLPTTLSLINATFRGRERGIAFAVWGSTIGGMAAVGPLLGGWLTTEFSWRWAFGINIPLGILILIGVSLTVAESRERSHKGMDILGAVLSVLLFGSLVFGLIEGRSYGWWEANDPIDFGAFTWPWSISPIPFAFAVAALSLAAFAAWEIRRSRAGRGTLIEPSLFGISSFRNGNVAALVVSLGEFGLILSLPLWLQFVLGFDALQTGFMLLALAGGSFLASGFAGGLSGRVAPVVIVRAGIIAEIVGVTWAGFVIAPDAAWGWLIPALAVYGFGVGLATAQLTGLILQDVPVDLSGQGSGTQSTSRQVGSALGIAILGTVLFTSTGGILGGLLDDRGVPADQRDQIVASVVDSAGGAIAGLEASPDTQGIADDAKTAFSDGTRLAAFTAAGFLTIGLFATLSLGRGDLRREEAEESVAKPPA
- a CDS encoding MarR family transcriptional regulator, producing MNDSPASATPDDHAHLAPAAAELRMAVFRFARRMRAERAVDAMSDGQFAVLASLKVHGAHTLGELAERERVTAPSMNRTVNCLEESGWVARAPDEEDRRKVNISLTDAGLDVVDETVRRRDRWVEEVLADLDEDDRAALARAAAIMERAVAR
- a CDS encoding MFS transporter: MKAMFRSFSAFNYRIWFLGALVSNIGGWMQATAQDWVVLTELTNNDATAMGVTMALQFGPPLVLVSLTGWVADRFDRRRILMITQSSLLLLATGAGILLLTGVMTLPIMFCFALAFGVANAFDAPARQAFVSDVVSRENASNAIALNSASFNLARLIGPAVGGLLIVVVGTGWVFVINAATFLAMLVALVSMHTHELVPRVRASGRARLSEGFRYVWGRPDLRVTFTMVFLLGAFGMNFPIFASTMALEFGQDADGYGVLSSILAIGSFAGALLAARRDRARVRVMVFAAGGFGLASLVSAVMPAYGLYALALVFVGFSTVTMLTTANGYVQTTTDPALRGRVLALYMAVIMGATPIGAPITGWVASTFGPRVAITVGAVAVLAGFAIGLTWMLTSGRVHRHAQRRFRLTIDETRPLEVIDTVPEDFSEQVATTSPITLPARPDVREPRAAG
- a CDS encoding alpha/beta fold hydrolase, which gives rise to MPEFIDAHGIAIVYDVHPARTTPRAVVQLLHGVGEHAGRYGALVEALTAEGYTVYADDHRGHGRTGLKQHSGEVEKIGRLGPGGLRAAVAAVWQLTGIIRDENPDLPLVLLGHSWGSFLAQMLVDDHPDGYDAVVLSGTSARWPGYLNSGALNARWDGPDAHGAEWLASDPSVGQVFVDDPLTTLTPLQKLFGPLDTLRLVGLPRKNLERDLPALLMVGRDDPLGGPRGVHRLAKAYRERSGLTDVTTLVYPDARHEIFNEVMQAEVRADLLAWLDRRFAARD
- a CDS encoding LacI family DNA-binding transcriptional regulator — translated: MTRRPTLKDVAERAGVSVSAVSYALNDKSTVPLAEATKERIRAAADDIGYVPNRIARSLQARASGAIGVILDKPLTLPRYAGIVQGLGAGLSEAGLHLTLVSGVGIDSALEDARGGLLAGLVFIGHDDLSAPAELVARVRKHGIPFAALDCGDPEAPYPSVDFDYAHGVRQMIEHFEGPGIDHLVYVRPDLGSRAEVQRESALTGELASRPRIDLTVLSDGITAERLQSYDADPGSAAGHVTALAASIENTLRDSGASPGRTAVLCAWGADAEAAYRAARAVGGGIRVGSLAAGSLALELWPDLAYSRLPLEAAGRACAGLIAAAAAGRAEPEHLLLTPTLGASSVSNPLRSTGGPA
- a CDS encoding biotin/lipoate A/B protein ligase family protein, with the protein product MHGEYKVPGGKLVVVDLEERDGRIADFRLAGDFFLEPDDALDDIDAAVNGLPVEADVAAIAAAIRAALPEGAQLLGFSPEAVGTAVRRALVTAPGWRDFDWEIVHEHPVSPRMNLALDEVLTGRVGDGRRRPTLRVWEWDQSAVVIGSFQSYRNEVDPEGAARHGFDVVRRISGGGAMMMGANAIITYSLYVPASLVAGMTFADSYAFLDDWVLQGLRSLGIDAVYQPLNDIASPQGKIGGAAQKRLANGGVLHHATLSYDMDGQMMTEVLRIGREKLSDKGTTSAAKRVDPLRRQTGLPREAIIQKLVDTFAHLYGAVPGGISEDEYAEAEALVESKFATDTWLHRVP